Proteins from a single region of Platichthys flesus chromosome 16, fPlaFle2.1, whole genome shotgun sequence:
- the coil gene encoding coilin, translating to MDANSSSFIRVRLLFDYPPPAVVHCRMCWLLVDLKACRVVADLESVIRDKFELSSGSILSLFVDDCYLPHTEHIFVVRDNDSVRVKVDSLPQVNGHSSSPTTSSKKCKKRQRPKEDHGPEGPEVSVDLKEKKRKKRSEESVEADTKPASGDKRSKKSEEKHAEKKKTKKKAKEKSPAAPPKASPSTKQASSSVEQPVKRTKKAPEAQVKIQSKKPTVSSSDSSSSSSEEDEAPKRPPAPKQAPKTPSSTSASSKVPPVVKPTPKKSQRASSSSSEMDSSSDEGPRVKKVPAKNKTLTPSSPKSRINDTSKSQPASSTLRSTNCAQTSSPARPPVGKVAEPRSSDGEEEIELVIRKPMLPPGFGVGGLRSPWRGSTRGQSGRGDHGGRGRGRGQAGSFEFSSNGSREPSYQTDSLSNKSVVIQNGVEPGPKQDYSSLPLLAAPPQVGQRIAFKLLELGENYAPEISEYKEGKIVSFDLTTKQIELQLLHASQAPVEPGKFDLVYQNADGSESVEYAVSRGAWVTERWDSLLEPRLII from the exons CATGTGCTGGCTGCTCGTGGACCTGAAGGCGTGTCGTGTGGTGGCCGATCTGGAGAGCGTCATCAGGGACAAGTTCGAGCTGAGCTCCGGAAGCATCCTGAGCCTCTTCGTGGACGACTGCTATCTGCCGCACACCGAGCACATCTTCGTGGTGCGGGACAACGACAGCGtcag AGTAAAGGTTGACTCTCTGCCCCAGGTGAACGGGCACAGCAGCTCTCCAACTACATCAAGTAAAAAGtgtaaaaagagacagagacccAAAGAGGACCATGGGCCTGAAGGACCTGAAGTGAGTGTGGActtgaaggaaaaaaagaggaaaaagcgCAGCGAGGAGAGTGTGGAGGCGGACACTAAACCAGCTTCCGGTGACAAGAGGAGTAAGAAGTCAGAGGAAAAGcatgcagagaaaaagaagacgaagaagaaggcCAAGGAAAAGAGCCCCGCTGCCCCCCCCAAAGCATCTCCATCTACCAAACAAGCATCATCTAGTGTTGAGCAGCCAGTTAAAAGAACCAAGAAGGCCCCAGAAGCACaagtaaaaatacaaagcaAGAAGCCCACCGTCTCTTCTTCAGATTCCAGTAGCAGCAGTAGTGAGGAAGATGAAGCTCCCAAAAGACCACCTGCTCCAAAACAGGCCCCCAAAACACCCTCGTCTACCTCTGCTAGTTCCAAGGTACCTCCAGTCGTTAAACCCACCCCCAAAAAATCTCAACGTGCCTCGTCATCGTCTTCAGAAATGGATTCTTCCTCTGATGAAGGCCCCAGGGTTAAGAAAGTCccagcaaaaaacaaaactttaacCCCTTCATCTCCAAAAAGCAGAATAAACGACACCTCAAAATCTCAGCCGGCTTCTTCCACACTGCGGTCCACAAACTGTGCACAGACTAGCAGCCCGGCCCGGCCTCCTGTTGGCAAAGTCGCGGAGCCTCGTAGCTCCGACGGAGAAGAGGAGATCGAGCTGGTTATCCGAAAACCGATGCTGCCTCCGGGGTTCGGTGTGGGGGGTCTGCGGTCACCTTGGAGAGGCTCCACCCGGGGACAAAGCGGTCGTGGGGATCATGGGGGAAGGGGTAGAGGCAGAGGTCAGGCTGGCAGCTTCGAGTTCAGCTCTAATGGATCCAGGGAGCCAAGCTACCAGACTGATTCACTGAGCAACAAGTCAGTGGTCATCCag aATGGAGTGGAGCCTGGCCCCAAACAGGACTACAGCTCTTTGCCCCTGCTGGCTGCCCCCCCTCAGGTGGGGCAGAGGATCGCCTTCAAG ctgctggagcttggTGAGAACTATGCACCAGAAATATCAGAATATAAG GAGGGAAAGATTGTGAGCTTCGACCTAACAACCAAACAGATtgagctgcagctccttcatGCCTCTCAAG CTCCTGTAGAACCCGGAAAGTTTGACCTGGTCTATCAGAACGCTGATGGCTCGGAGAGTGTAGAGTACGCTGTGTCCAGAGGTGCTTGG GTGACAGAACGCTGGGATTCCCTACTGGAACCGAGGCTGATCATTTAA